The Legionella sp. PATHC032 genome has a window encoding:
- a CDS encoding acyl-CoA thioesterase, with the protein MQTPKGELTIQTLAMPLNTNANGDIFGGWIVSQMDLAAGVLAKRISHGRVATVAINSMTFLKPVHVGDVVSCHVELVKVGNTSMTIQVEVWAYSSIKMEQYQVTEGVFVFVAIDENGKPRQVPKT; encoded by the coding sequence ATGCAAACACCTAAAGGAGAGTTGACTATCCAAACTTTGGCTATGCCTCTAAATACTAATGCCAATGGCGATATATTTGGTGGGTGGATAGTATCCCAAATGGATTTGGCAGCAGGTGTTTTGGCAAAGAGAATTTCCCATGGACGAGTCGCTACAGTTGCAATTAATTCAATGACTTTTTTAAAACCCGTGCATGTAGGTGATGTAGTGAGCTGCCACGTTGAATTAGTCAAAGTGGGTAATACTTCTATGACTATCCAGGTTGAGGTATGGGCTTACTCATCGATCAAAATGGAACAATACCAGGTTACTGAAGGGGTATTTGTTTTTGTTGCGATTGATGAGAATGGGAAGCCGAGGCAGGTACCAAAAACATAA
- a CDS encoding Tex family protein produces the protein MAEVMLASAAIIADELKVKVSQVETAIRLLDEGATVPFIARYRKEATGGLDDVQLRYLAERLIYLRELDERRTVILQSIREQEKLTAELEQSILAAETKTRLEDLYLPYRPKRRTKAQIAIEAGLEPLAHALWKDPTLDPEEQASQFINSEAGIENTQAALDGARHILMEHFAEDAELINELREYLWQHGIVKSVGNSNKKDQANKFSDYFDYSEAIKKIPSHRALALFRGRREGILQVSLVLPDQDASYGENKVAAYFNVTDKQRKADGWLIETVRMTWKIKLFTKLELELLTRLREIADEEAIKVFSKNLRDLLLAAPAGPQVTIGLDPGIRTGVKVVVVDATGKLLDYSVIFPFAPQNEWHQSIADLAKLAVKYQVNLISIGNGTGSRETERLVADLIKMYPDLKLTKMIVSEAGASVYSASEIAANEFPDLDVSLRGAVSIARRLQDPLAELVKIEAKSIGVGQYQHDVNQAKLARCLDGVVEDCVNAVGVDVNTASAALLSHISGLNDTLAKNIVQFRDEHGAFTNRNQLKNINRMGEKAFQQAAGFLRIMNGDNALDASCVHPEAYPLVEKIISDQKVSIKEIIGNRELLQSINAAQYVDENFGLPTIRDVLRELEKPGRDPRPEFRTAQFKEGVEDINDLEQGMVLEGVVSNVTNFGAFVDIGVHQDGLVHISAMTNRFITDPRSVVKAGDIVKVKVVEVDKERRRIGLSMRLNDEQAPAVLQKANKPQSARKQVEQKQPEFKKKQEHKKKQDKIKKSEPVRKTVFNTAMADALAKLKRGGE, from the coding sequence ATGGCAGAAGTGATGTTGGCGTCAGCCGCAATTATTGCAGATGAACTTAAGGTCAAAGTATCGCAGGTAGAAACTGCTATTCGGTTGTTAGATGAAGGAGCAACAGTACCTTTTATTGCTCGTTATCGTAAAGAAGCAACAGGAGGGCTTGACGATGTGCAATTGCGGTATCTTGCTGAAAGGCTAATTTATTTGCGTGAGTTGGATGAGAGACGAACCGTCATTTTGCAATCCATCCGTGAGCAAGAAAAATTAACAGCGGAATTGGAACAAAGCATATTAGCTGCTGAAACTAAAACACGCCTGGAAGACTTGTATTTACCCTATAGGCCTAAACGTCGTACAAAAGCGCAAATTGCTATTGAAGCAGGATTAGAGCCATTAGCTCATGCTTTATGGAAAGATCCTACTTTGGATCCTGAAGAACAGGCTTCCCAATTTATAAATAGCGAAGCAGGGATCGAAAACACCCAAGCCGCATTGGATGGTGCGCGACATATTTTAATGGAACATTTTGCTGAAGATGCCGAGTTAATTAATGAATTACGAGAGTATTTATGGCAACACGGGATAGTCAAATCAGTAGGAAACAGTAATAAAAAGGATCAAGCGAATAAATTTTCTGATTACTTTGATTATTCGGAAGCAATTAAAAAGATTCCATCTCATCGAGCACTTGCCTTGTTCCGAGGGCGGCGTGAAGGTATTCTGCAAGTAAGTCTGGTTTTACCTGATCAGGATGCCAGTTATGGAGAGAATAAGGTTGCGGCTTACTTTAATGTCACTGACAAGCAAAGAAAAGCGGATGGTTGGCTTATAGAGACTGTCAGGATGACTTGGAAAATTAAGTTATTTACTAAGTTAGAGCTTGAATTATTGACTCGTCTGCGCGAAATAGCGGATGAGGAAGCCATTAAAGTATTTTCTAAAAATTTACGTGATTTGTTGCTGGCTGCTCCTGCAGGTCCTCAAGTGACGATAGGTCTTGATCCGGGAATTAGAACGGGTGTTAAAGTGGTTGTCGTGGATGCGACAGGTAAGCTGTTGGATTACTCTGTTATTTTTCCATTTGCCCCTCAAAATGAATGGCATCAATCCATTGCAGATTTGGCAAAGCTTGCTGTGAAGTATCAGGTTAATTTAATCAGCATAGGAAATGGCACCGGTTCTCGGGAAACAGAGCGATTGGTCGCTGATTTAATTAAAATGTACCCTGATTTGAAATTGACAAAAATGATTGTCAGTGAAGCCGGGGCATCTGTTTATTCCGCATCTGAAATTGCAGCCAATGAATTTCCTGATTTGGATGTTTCTCTAAGAGGAGCTGTATCTATTGCACGAAGGTTGCAAGATCCCTTGGCTGAACTGGTAAAAATTGAAGCCAAATCAATTGGTGTTGGGCAGTATCAACATGATGTGAACCAGGCAAAATTGGCACGTTGTCTGGATGGTGTTGTCGAGGATTGCGTGAATGCTGTTGGCGTAGATGTTAATACTGCCTCTGCGGCTTTGCTATCCCATATTTCTGGATTGAATGATACTTTGGCTAAAAACATTGTGCAATTTCGCGATGAGCATGGTGCGTTTACCAACAGAAATCAATTAAAAAATATCAATCGCATGGGGGAAAAGGCTTTTCAGCAAGCAGCCGGTTTTTTGCGCATTATGAATGGAGATAATGCTTTAGATGCCTCTTGTGTTCATCCTGAAGCCTATCCTTTAGTGGAAAAAATTATTTCAGACCAAAAAGTCAGTATTAAGGAAATAATCGGTAATAGAGAATTATTGCAGAGCATTAATGCCGCACAATATGTGGATGAGAATTTTGGTTTGCCAACAATAAGAGATGTTTTACGTGAATTGGAGAAACCGGGACGAGATCCAAGGCCAGAGTTCAGAACTGCCCAATTTAAGGAGGGTGTTGAGGACATTAATGATTTGGAACAAGGAATGGTTCTTGAAGGTGTTGTGAGTAATGTGACTAATTTTGGTGCCTTTGTTGATATTGGTGTTCACCAGGATGGCTTAGTACATATTTCAGCAATGACCAATCGCTTTATTACAGATCCTCGTTCTGTTGTTAAAGCCGGTGATATTGTAAAAGTTAAAGTGGTTGAAGTAGATAAAGAGCGCCGAAGGATTGGTTTAAGTATGAGGCTGAATGATGAGCAAGCTCCTGCAGTATTGCAGAAAGCAAACAAACCACAGTCGGCTAGAAAACAAGTAGAACAAAAACAACCTGAATTTAAGAAGAAGCAAGAACATAAGAAAAAACAAGATAAGATAAAAAAATCGGAACCGGTCAGAAAAACCGTATTCAATACAGCCATGGCGGATGCTTTGGCCAAACTAAAACGTGGTGGAGAATAA
- a CDS encoding thiopurine S-methyltransferase: MNKGQYFWNELWCEGRISFHKEEVNPDLIAYISSLNIPAKGRVLVPLCGKSLDMLWLIRQGYHVIGIELVEKAIIQFVQEHQITVREKTIGQAKQYFTDNMNLWVTDIFALNSTLIEPVDAIYDRAALVALPKKLRSVYVDICLKWLKPEGSILLKTLQYNQEKVQGPPYSVSPEEVALSYQQCAIIKLLKSQKRIQEPNDHLFNQGISEVNDYVWCIRKG; the protein is encoded by the coding sequence GTGAACAAAGGCCAATATTTTTGGAATGAGTTATGGTGTGAAGGACGTATTTCTTTTCATAAAGAAGAAGTAAATCCGGATTTGATTGCCTATATATCTTCCTTAAATATACCCGCTAAGGGAAGGGTTCTGGTTCCTTTATGTGGAAAAAGTCTCGATATGCTTTGGTTAATTCGCCAAGGGTATCATGTGATTGGTATTGAACTGGTTGAAAAGGCTATTATTCAGTTTGTTCAGGAACACCAAATCACTGTTCGTGAGAAAACGATAGGTCAAGCAAAACAATACTTTACAGATAACATGAATTTATGGGTTACCGATATTTTTGCTTTAAATTCAACTTTAATAGAACCAGTTGATGCCATCTATGACAGAGCGGCTTTGGTTGCTTTGCCAAAAAAATTGCGATCAGTGTATGTCGATATTTGCCTCAAGTGGCTTAAGCCTGAGGGAAGTATTCTGCTAAAGACTTTACAATATAATCAAGAGAAAGTGCAGGGTCCTCCTTATAGTGTTTCCCCAGAAGAAGTTGCTTTATCCTATCAGCAATGTGCCATAATTAAGCTGTTGAAATCGCAAAAACGCATTCAGGAGCCTAACGATCATTTATTTAATCAAGGTATTAGTGAAGTGAATGATTATGTTTGGTGTATTAGGAAGGGGTAA
- the glmS gene encoding glutamine--fructose-6-phosphate transaminase (isomerizing), translating to MCGIMGAVSERDISKILLEGLRRLEYRGYDSAGIAVIDNQDRLKRVRIQGKVQNLADAMQETAIAGNTGIAHTRWATHGKPSEQNAHPHLSHGEIALVHNGIIENHEHLRQQLITNGYQFTSETDTEVAAHLIHYHYQQHENLLLAVQKAAAEMHGAFALGVIHQKRPEELVAIRKGSPLVLGFGIGENFIASDALALRSFAQSVIYMEEGDSACVTTQDIKVYDSNRILVQRVVHPLNSDSEIVNKGPYRHFMLKEIFEQSKVITDTLESRITSIDVLRASFGEKASHIFPMVKNIHIVACGTSYHAGMIAKYWLESLAGLPTQVEIASEYRYRDVVVPDNTLFITVSQSGETADTLAALFKAKQSNYLASLAICNVATSTLVREADCVFLTRAGVEIGVASTKAFTTQLAAFLMLAAALCNDNRAQEVLRQLQELPACCERVLQMNEEIESLASLFVNKVHALFLGRGVQYPVALEGALKLKEISYIHAEAYPAGELKHGPLALVDKDMPVIAVAPNDELLDKLKSNLHEVSARGGQLFVFVDDSQSWKANGARLIKVPSCGAWLAPIVYTIPLQLLAYHVAVAKGTDVDQPRNLAKSVTVE from the coding sequence ATGTGTGGGATTATGGGGGCTGTTTCAGAACGGGATATTAGCAAGATTTTATTGGAAGGCTTGCGCCGGTTGGAATATAGAGGATACGATTCTGCAGGTATTGCCGTCATAGATAATCAAGATCGTTTAAAACGAGTAAGAATTCAGGGAAAAGTGCAGAATTTGGCGGATGCTATGCAAGAGACGGCTATCGCTGGAAATACCGGTATAGCTCATACTCGTTGGGCAACGCATGGCAAACCCTCTGAACAAAATGCTCATCCTCATTTATCTCATGGAGAAATCGCATTAGTTCACAATGGAATTATTGAAAATCATGAACATTTACGTCAACAACTTATTACTAATGGTTATCAATTCACCTCTGAAACTGATACAGAGGTTGCTGCGCATTTGATTCATTATCATTACCAGCAGCATGAGAATTTATTACTGGCTGTACAGAAAGCTGCAGCAGAAATGCATGGGGCTTTTGCTTTGGGAGTAATTCATCAGAAAAGACCGGAAGAATTGGTTGCGATTCGCAAAGGGAGTCCCTTGGTTTTGGGATTTGGAATTGGTGAGAATTTCATTGCCTCTGATGCCTTGGCACTCCGATCTTTTGCCCAGTCAGTTATTTACATGGAAGAGGGAGACAGTGCTTGTGTAACAACACAGGATATTAAGGTTTATGATTCCAATCGAATACTTGTCCAAAGAGTGGTTCACCCATTGAACAGTGATTCCGAGATAGTGAATAAAGGGCCTTACAGACATTTTATGCTGAAAGAAATATTTGAACAATCGAAGGTAATCACAGACACATTAGAAAGTCGAATTACTAGTATTGATGTGCTAAGAGCAAGTTTTGGTGAGAAAGCATCCCATATTTTCCCAATGGTAAAAAATATTCATATTGTGGCATGTGGAACCAGTTATCATGCCGGAATGATTGCCAAATATTGGCTTGAATCACTTGCCGGCTTACCTACACAGGTTGAAATTGCAAGTGAATATCGATACCGAGATGTTGTTGTCCCAGACAATACCTTATTTATCACGGTATCTCAGTCAGGAGAAACGGCTGATACTCTTGCAGCCCTATTTAAGGCAAAGCAATCGAATTATTTGGCCAGTTTAGCTATATGCAATGTGGCAACCAGTACTTTGGTTAGAGAGGCGGATTGTGTTTTTTTAACTCGGGCAGGTGTTGAGATTGGTGTAGCATCTACCAAAGCATTTACTACACAGTTGGCAGCGTTTTTGATGTTGGCAGCAGCACTTTGTAATGACAATCGCGCGCAGGAAGTTTTAAGACAATTACAAGAATTGCCTGCCTGTTGTGAGCGTGTCTTGCAGATGAATGAAGAAATTGAATCATTGGCTTCTTTGTTTGTGAATAAAGTCCATGCTTTGTTTTTAGGTCGAGGAGTTCAATATCCTGTCGCCCTGGAAGGTGCATTAAAGCTTAAGGAAATATCTTATATACATGCTGAAGCTTATCCTGCCGGTGAATTAAAGCATGGTCCATTGGCTTTGGTTGACAAGGATATGCCTGTTATCGCAGTTGCTCCCAATGATGAACTTCTAGATAAATTAAAATCCAATTTACATGAAGTGAGCGCAAGAGGTGGGCAATTATTTGTGTTTGTTGATGATTCACAAAGTTGGAAAGCAAATGGAGCTCGTTTAATCAAAGTGCCATCTTGTGGTGCTTGGCTTGCGCCTATTGTTTACACTATTCCTTTGCAGTTGCTGGCGTATCATGTTGCTGTAGCTAAAGGGACTGATGTGGATCAACCTAGAAATCTTGCAAAATCGGTGACTGTGGAGTGA
- the plaC gene encoding lysophospholipase/glycerophospholipid:cholesterol acyltransferase PlaC, with translation MVQNNRICRCLFIILLSLPLVGFTSIPVKSIVVFGDSLSDNGNTTHLLKSLRQEEDPAFLVAPFKIFVINKMIEFANDYYVPQMVLDAGISAVTDFFDHDLAPYVANLVSKVKLVPVLPGKPYWKNRFSNGRVWIEYLAEMLSIQKSDEEVYLNKAFGGSWSATYDYQLTVWNLIRHPLGTIKNLIVGKLIPPSLGLIVQAYLLEHEQLSDETLYFIYSGSNDYINVLFFEDNYNTEVMSTYIDNVLDGMSSAVLKLANAGARRFVIMGIPHVGDTPKFVKTTDRDVLNAAVDLHNERLAKRVDAWKERYPTADFLFVNTEQYLKKAFENPEKYGFYNVKDACIDVKFPMFNAFIHSPFARNYVLQYTQVLQYRDKQFAPGENNYHMCNEPEDYLFWDEIHPTTRAHNYLAYEVCLAMEEHGYEVTCKMPESA, from the coding sequence ATGGTCCAAAACAACAGGATTTGTCGCTGCCTCTTTATTATACTACTGTCTCTCCCCTTGGTTGGCTTCACATCCATTCCAGTGAAATCAATCGTAGTGTTTGGAGACAGCTTGTCTGATAATGGTAATACCACTCATTTACTTAAAAGCCTGCGTCAGGAAGAGGACCCTGCATTCTTAGTGGCTCCTTTCAAAATTTTTGTTATCAACAAAATGATAGAGTTTGCTAACGATTATTATGTTCCTCAGATGGTACTTGATGCAGGAATATCTGCAGTGACTGATTTTTTTGATCATGATTTGGCTCCTTATGTTGCCAATTTAGTGAGCAAAGTAAAGTTGGTCCCTGTTTTGCCTGGCAAGCCTTATTGGAAAAATCGATTTTCTAATGGTCGTGTCTGGATTGAGTACTTGGCAGAAATGCTATCCATACAAAAAAGTGATGAAGAAGTTTATCTCAACAAAGCATTTGGAGGTAGCTGGTCTGCCACTTATGATTATCAATTAACGGTTTGGAACTTGATACGGCATCCATTGGGAACAATCAAGAACTTGATAGTAGGAAAATTAATTCCTCCGAGTCTTGGCTTGATAGTGCAAGCTTATCTGCTGGAACATGAGCAACTAAGTGATGAAACGCTCTATTTTATTTATTCAGGAAGCAATGATTACATTAATGTCCTGTTTTTTGAGGACAATTACAATACTGAAGTAATGAGCACTTATATTGACAATGTATTGGATGGTATGAGTTCTGCAGTTCTGAAGCTGGCTAATGCCGGAGCGAGGCGTTTTGTTATTATGGGAATACCTCATGTGGGGGATACTCCCAAGTTTGTGAAAACTACGGATCGTGACGTGCTAAATGCAGCGGTAGACCTGCATAATGAGCGCCTTGCAAAACGAGTTGACGCATGGAAAGAGCGATACCCAACAGCTGACTTTTTGTTTGTGAATACAGAGCAATATCTGAAAAAAGCGTTTGAAAATCCGGAGAAATATGGTTTTTACAATGTAAAAGATGCCTGTATCGATGTGAAGTTCCCCATGTTCAATGCATTCATTCACTCACCATTTGCTCGCAACTACGTATTGCAATATACGCAGGTTCTTCAATATCGAGATAAGCAATTTGCTCCAGGTGAAAATAACTATCACATGTGTAATGAACCAGAAGACTATTTATTCTGGGATGAAATTCATCCAACCACGCGAGCACATAACTATCTTGCTTATGAAGTTTGTTTGGCGATGGAAGAACATGGCTACGAAGTAACTTGCAAAATGCCAGAGTCCGCATAA
- a CDS encoding rhodanese-related sulfurtransferase yields MKDIIIASFYKFIPLNDFESLREPILTKMHETGIKGTIILAHEGVNGGFAGSMEQMTVFYHYLRSDSRFADLHFKETYDSKNPFDKAKVKLRKEIVTMGVQKVDPSHNAGTYLNPEEWHQFIQDPDVILLDTRNDYEYELGTFKNAINPDIENFREFPDYVQRNLIDKKDKKIAMFCTGGIRCEKTTAYMKELGFQHVYQLHDGILNYLESIPESESLWEGQCFVFDDRVAVDQKLDRVYPQLPQDYKYEREQK; encoded by the coding sequence GTGAAAGACATTATTATTGCATCATTTTACAAGTTTATTCCTCTCAATGATTTTGAATCTCTGAGAGAACCCATACTCACTAAAATGCATGAAACAGGCATAAAAGGAACCATCATCCTGGCCCATGAGGGCGTTAATGGCGGGTTTGCCGGGAGTATGGAGCAAATGACTGTTTTTTATCATTACCTGCGTTCTGATTCACGCTTTGCCGACCTGCATTTTAAAGAAACCTATGATAGCAAAAATCCTTTTGATAAAGCGAAAGTGAAACTCCGTAAAGAAATAGTGACAATGGGCGTCCAGAAAGTTGATCCCTCTCATAATGCAGGGACCTATCTAAACCCTGAGGAATGGCATCAGTTTATTCAAGATCCTGATGTTATTTTATTAGACACCCGCAATGATTATGAATACGAACTGGGTACTTTCAAGAATGCAATTAACCCCGACATTGAAAATTTCAGGGAATTTCCGGACTATGTTCAGCGCAATTTAATCGATAAAAAAGACAAGAAAATAGCCATGTTTTGTACTGGAGGGATTCGTTGCGAAAAAACGACAGCCTATATGAAAGAGCTGGGCTTTCAACACGTTTACCAGCTTCATGACGGAATTCTTAACTACCTGGAATCTATTCCTGAAAGCGAATCACTTTGGGAAGGTCAATGTTTTGTTTTTGATGACCGCGTCGCAGTGGATCAAAAATTAGACCGCGTTTACCCGCAATTACCTCAGGATTACAAGTACGAAAGAGAACAGAAATAA
- the smpB gene encoding SsrA-binding protein SmpB, with amino-acid sequence MTSKKQPDSTIALNRKAGFDYFIEDQYEAGLVLEGWEVKSLRAGKINLSDSHVIIKYGEAFLLGAQIQPLPTASTHFIPDPVRTRKLLMNKKELNHLIGSVERQGYTIVPLSLYWKKNKIKIKIALAKGKKEHDKRDTIKDREWQRDRSRIMKKNT; translated from the coding sequence ATGACTAGCAAAAAACAACCAGATTCCACCATAGCATTGAATAGAAAAGCTGGTTTTGATTACTTTATTGAAGATCAATACGAAGCAGGCCTGGTTTTGGAAGGCTGGGAAGTAAAAAGTCTGCGTGCCGGAAAAATCAATTTGTCCGATTCACACGTGATTATCAAATACGGCGAGGCATTCCTGTTAGGTGCCCAAATACAGCCCCTTCCTACCGCATCCACTCATTTTATTCCGGATCCGGTCAGGACACGCAAGCTATTGATGAATAAAAAAGAATTAAACCATCTCATCGGAAGTGTTGAAAGACAAGGCTATACCATAGTTCCTCTTTCTTTGTATTGGAAAAAAAATAAAATTAAAATAAAAATCGCTCTGGCCAAAGGAAAAAAAGAGCATGACAAAAGAGATACTATCAAAGACAGAGAATGGCAAAGAGATCGTTCCCGAATAATGAAAAAGAACACTTGA
- a CDS encoding peroxiredoxin — MKIGEVVPDFAFNATNNVQGHLNDYKGQIIVLYFYPKDATPGCTTEGQDFRDAYSQFKDLNAVIFGISRDSLKSHEQFKSKQNFPFELISDSNETLCQMFDVIKMKSMYGKQVRGIERSTFIIDTQGILTHEWRKVAVKGHVEEVLNAVRSLAG; from the coding sequence ATGAAAATAGGTGAGGTTGTCCCCGATTTTGCATTTAACGCCACGAATAACGTACAAGGACATCTTAATGATTACAAAGGACAAATCATTGTACTTTATTTTTACCCCAAAGACGCCACCCCAGGCTGTACGACTGAAGGTCAAGATTTCAGAGATGCCTACTCACAATTTAAAGATTTAAATGCGGTTATTTTTGGTATTTCGAGAGATAGTTTAAAATCTCATGAACAATTCAAAAGCAAACAGAATTTTCCTTTTGAGTTAATCAGCGATAGCAATGAAACATTATGCCAAATGTTCGATGTGATCAAGATGAAATCCATGTATGGCAAGCAAGTCAGGGGAATAGAACGGAGTACTTTCATTATAGACACACAAGGCATCTTGACACACGAATGGCGTAAAGTGGCTGTTAAAGGGCACGTAGAAGAAGTTCTAAATGCAGTGCGATCTTTGGCGGGATAA
- a CDS encoding MFS transporter: protein MFIRNLQLFIVVASCILVLIGTDILLPSLPNIAHALSVSSNEAKMLISIFMIGQFSTVLIWGVIADQLGRRKTLFLGMLIFFIGSILSLKANSIQLLLACRFLQGTGAVVVPVAGWALVQDLFPKDEGARIMTLIGTLTAVIPLFAPALGGKLDVLYGWRSNLYCIAVYSFILCAIMLFLPRTITVQKTITPDLRETLSIYMRIIKNRTFISYIALFGLLNCGEWCFLTVAPFYYSHAHIAPDTMGILLMITSMGFVCGSLLASRLFNRLGIDKIIALGIQLALMSSLMLLIGEYFHWSKYQLYNAITIGVYILSSALLWGATTSRALQCFDDCRGSASAIRSLILLCFAAFGTYSGRLVNHNSLFPVGLFLLFMAFIAFIVFNNKELKTERHMESIPI, encoded by the coding sequence ATGTTTATCCGCAACCTGCAACTTTTTATTGTTGTCGCCTCTTGCATACTGGTTTTAATTGGTACAGATATTTTGTTACCAAGCCTGCCTAACATTGCTCACGCACTATCTGTCTCATCAAATGAAGCGAAAATGCTCATTTCTATTTTCATGATAGGACAATTTTCTACAGTTCTTATTTGGGGAGTTATTGCCGACCAGCTAGGCAGAAGAAAAACATTATTTCTGGGGATGCTTATTTTCTTTATTGGTTCAATCTTAAGTTTAAAAGCCAATTCAATTCAGCTGTTACTAGCCTGTCGATTCTTGCAAGGTACAGGCGCAGTGGTTGTCCCTGTTGCAGGTTGGGCTTTAGTCCAGGATCTCTTCCCCAAAGACGAAGGAGCCCGCATCATGACCTTGATTGGGACACTGACTGCAGTGATTCCGCTCTTTGCTCCCGCATTAGGAGGAAAATTGGATGTGCTATATGGTTGGCGTTCAAATCTTTATTGTATCGCAGTTTACTCTTTCATTTTATGCGCCATTATGCTGTTTTTACCCAGAACTATCACTGTGCAAAAAACAATAACTCCCGACCTTAGGGAAACACTGAGCATTTACATGCGAATTATAAAAAACAGAACATTTATTTCCTATATCGCACTATTTGGATTATTAAACTGTGGCGAGTGGTGCTTCCTGACTGTAGCTCCATTTTATTATTCGCACGCACATATTGCTCCTGACACAATGGGGATTTTATTAATGATTACCTCCATGGGATTTGTCTGTGGATCTTTACTGGCCTCCCGCCTATTTAATCGCCTGGGAATTGATAAAATCATAGCCTTGGGAATTCAATTGGCTTTAATGAGCAGCCTGATGTTGTTAATAGGAGAATACTTTCACTGGAGCAAATACCAACTCTATAATGCCATAACTATCGGTGTCTATATTCTAAGCTCAGCCTTGCTATGGGGCGCAACCACATCCAGAGCCCTGCAATGCTTCGATGATTGCAGAGGCTCAGCCTCTGCAATTCGCAGTTTAATATTGCTGTGCTTTGCTGCTTTTGGCACTTATTCAGGTCGCCTGGTTAATCATAATAGCCTGTTCCCTGTTGGATTGTTTTTACTTTTTATGGCCTTCATTGCATTCATCGTTTTCAATAATAAAGAATTGAAAACAGAACGGCACATGGAAAGCATACCCATTTAA